CCTCATGAACGGCGGCGACCGCACGCTCGCGAGCTACGGCTACTTCGATCGCGAGCGACCCGACCGCGAGAGCTTCGAGCTCCCGAAGGCGCACGAGGACTTCCTGCTCGCGCTCGTCTCCCACCACCGCGACGGCGACTACGTGTTCGTGCACGCCGGGCTCGGCGCCGACCAGCTGCGCCTCGACGACGCCACCTACGCGCTGCGCAAGACGCGGCCCGAGGATCTCTTGTGGAACCGCACGAGCTGCGACCTGCCGCACCGGCTCGGCGCCACGATCGTCTACGGGCACACGCCGGCCGAGGACTTCGGCGTGCGCTGGAACCTGCCCTACAGCATCGGGATCGACACGGGCGCCGTGTACGGCGGGCCGCTCACGGCGATCCGCCTCCCCGACGAGACCGTCTTCCAGGTCTAGAGAGCGCGCGCTTCAGGACGCGAGCGACGCGAGCGTCTCCACCGGGACGACGCGCGTCGTCACCTCCGGAAGGCCCGTCCGGCTGCGCCAGCGCAGCGAGAGCAGCAGCCGGCGGTGCCCCGCCATGTCCATCCAGTTCGCGCGGAGCGCGGGCGGCAGCGCGTCGATCGCGGGAACGCGGTGCGCGACGACGATGCGCACGCGTCCGTCGCCTGCGCGCACGAGCTCGCGGTTGTTGCGGACGACCGGGTGATGGCGCCAGTCGGGCGTCTCGCCCCAGAGGTTCTGCAGCACGAAGCTCCAGTACGCGGGCTCGTCCCGGGGCGCGAGCTCGAGGACGAGCGCCTGCGACGCGTCGAGCTCGACGATGCCGTTGCGGTAGCGCACGCCGCTCGGCGTCTGCACGCTGCCGTCGTCGGGCATCTCGATCATCGTGTTGGGCGCGGTGCGGATGCCTTCGAAGCCGCTCCAGAACGCGAGGCTCCCGTCGACGAACGCGGCGGTCGCGAGCATCCCGCGCGCGAGCGTCGCGAGGTCGAGCGGCGCCGGCGGCTCGGCCACGTCGAGCCGCTCGATCGTCGGCATCGGGTGCGCGACGCGCAGCGCGCGGTCCCAGAAGTAGGTGCGGACGAGCAGCGAGTTCGCGTCGGGCTCCGTCTGCAGATGGCCTGCGCCTCCGGGCTCCGGTCCGAGGGTGACGTCGAACGCGCCGTCGTCGGCGACGCGCAGCGTGCCCTCGTCGCGCGAGGCGACGAGTCGTCGCCCGCCGCCGCCCTTCGCCCCGCTCTGGAACGTGCCCGCGTAGACGCCGATCTCGACGCCCGCCGCTCCCGCGACCGTGCCGCGCACGCGGTACGTCCCGCGCCCGTCGACCGCGGCGACGCGATAGGTCTGGTCGGGGTTGTCGCCGAGATACTTCCGCGTCGCCGTCTGCAGCTCGTAGAAGCTCGGGTGGCGCGGGTCGGCGTGCTCGACGAAGCGGTCGAGGCCGAGCGCGACGAGGCGCGCCAGGCAGCGCACGCCCTCGACCTGGGTCACCGGGTCGCCGGCGGAGAGCGTCGGGTCGAGGCGCCCGACGAGCGGGCGGAGCGCGTCGCAGAAGCGCGCCCAGAGCGCGTCCGCATCGGCGGGCATCGCCGCGGCCGCGCCCGCGACCGGCGGCCCGTCCGCGGCCGGGCCCGGTGCGGCACCGGGCGGCGAGGCCGCCCCGGGCGCGGCCGCGGCCCGGGGCGCGACGCCCGCGAGCGCCATGGCCGCACCCGTCGCGAGCACGTCCCGTCGCGTGAGACTCCGATCCGATCGCGTCGCCATCGCCCCCTCCCGTCCGCGGACGCGGACGCACACGCCCGCACGCAGGTCGCGCAGCGTGACAGACGCCGGGGACGCGGGGAAGCCGCGGGATCGCGGCCGGGCGAGCGCCCGGTGCCGCGCCTCAGCTCGGCTGGTGGCGGCGGACGACGGGCAGCGTGAGCTTCGCGCCCGCGGAGAGGCTCTCGACCTCGAGGTCGGGGTTGTACTGCTGCAGCAGCCAGAGCGGGACGTTCGAGCGCTGTGCGAGCACCCAGACGGAGTCGCCGCGGCGCACGACGTGCTCGCGCGTTCCCGTGATCTCGTACCGCTCGAAGTACTCGGTCTGCAGCGCGCGGTGGTGCTGCAGACGGCGCCGCTCGAACTCGTCGCGCGCGACGCGCTCGAAGTCGAGCCGCAGGCGCTGGTGCACGGCGATCGGCGTCCCGAAGCGGAGCCGGTTCAGCTGGCGCAGCCGGCTCGCGCGGACGTCGAGCCACTCGGCGATGTGTCCCAGGGTCTCGGTCGGCTGCACCTCGATCGTGCCGTCGTCGGCGACCGAGTAGTCGGCGGGGTCGGCGAGCAGGTCGCGCGCGAGCTCCGTCGTCGTCTCGTCCGCCGCGAGCTCGGTGGCGGGCTCGTCCGCCGCATCGTCGGCGGCGCCCTCGTCGGCGCTCGCGGTCGCGCCTGCGTTCGCGCTCGCGTCCGCGCCGTCGCTCGAGCCGTCGCCGTCGCCGTCGCTCGCGCCCGCGTCGTCGGCGGCGAGCGCCTCGCTCGGCGAGCCGCTCGCGGGTGAGGCGTCCCGCGCCGCATCGCGCTCGGACGGGGCCGCGTCCGGCCCGGGCGCGACGTCGACCGCCGCGACCTCGGCGAGCGCGATCGCCGCCGCCGACGGCGCGTTCGCGGCGGCGGGCTCCTCGCGCTCGATCGGCGCGGTGGCGGCGGCCAGCGTGATCGCCGACGGCGGCGCTGCGGGCTCGGGCGCGTCGGCGCCCACGCGCAGCGACTGGCCGGGGTAGATGCGGTTGCGGTCGCGCACGTCGTTCGCGGCGAGCAGCTCGCGCTCGGTCGTGCCGAAGCGCCGCGCGATCGAGGCGAGCGTGTCGCCGCGCCGGACCGTGTAGACGCCCTCGGGCGGCGGGGCGGCGGGGGCGCTCGCCTTCGCGGACCGCGAGGGCTTCGCCTTCGCGGCGGGCTTCGCGCTCGCGAGCACGACGCCGCCGCCGTGCGGGAGGCGCAGCACCTGGCCGACGCGGATCGTGTGGTGGCTGCGGAGCTTGTTGGCGGCCGCGAGCTCGCGCACCGACGTCCCGTAGCGCGCGGCGATGCCGGAGAGCGTGTCGCCGCGGCGGACGCGGTGCGTGCGGTCGGCGGTCTGCGCCGCGAAGCGCTGGTCGGCGGCGAGATCGTCGAGGGCGAGCGCGAGCGGGCGCGCGAGCTCGGCCGACGGCACGCGCAGCGCGAAGCCGCGCGGCACGAACTTCTGTCCGCTCCACACCAGGCGCGAGAGCGCGGGGTTCGCGGCGCGCAGCGTCTCGACCGGCACGCCGATCGCGCTCGCGAGCGAGCTCGCCTTCGCATAGAAGGGAAGCTCGATGCGGTCGTACGCGACCGGCGCGTCGCGGCGGATCGGCCCGAAGTAGCGCTCTGCGTTCGTCTCGACCTCGCGCGCGGCGAGGAACTCGACGTAGAAGTTGCGCGAGGCGAAGCCGAAGGTGCGGCTCCGGTACTTGCGCAGGATCGTCTCGATGTCGGTGGTGCCGACGGTGCGCGCCGCGCGCCGCATGCCGGCGGCACCGTGGTTGTAGGCGACGAGCGCCAGCGGCCACGTTCCCGTCACCTGCTTGTTGGCCGCGAGCAGCTTCGCCGCGGCGCGCGTCGACTCGAACGGGTCGAGGCGTTCGTCGACGACGTGGTCGACGCTCATGTAGCGCCGCCCCGTCGAGCGCATGAACTGCCACAGGCCGGCCGCTCCGACGTGCGACTGCGCGTCGTGGCGGAACGACGACTCGACGTGGGGGAGCGACGCGAGCTCGGTCGGCAGCCCCATCTCGCGGAACGTGCCCTCGATGTGGTCGTGCCACGCCCCCGAGCGCACGATGCCGGCGCGGAACTTGTCCGCCTGGCCGAGCTGGAAGCGCACGTTGCGCGCGGCCTCGGCGAGCGTGCGGTTCGAGACGCCGTCGGGGAACTGCGCCAGCACGTGTCGTTCCCGCCGCGAGAGACCGCTGCGCTTGCCCTTCGCGAGCGCGCGCAGGGCGGCGGCGATCTCCTTCTTCGCCGAGTCCGTCTGCTGCTCGCGCGCGCGCGGGCTCTGGCGATCGCCGAACCGCACGACGTCGTACACGACGCCGAGGTCGGTCGCGTCGTGGATCAGTCCGCCCTGCGTGTCGACCTCCGAGTAGATCCGCACCCAGAAGCGGACGTCGGGCTCGAGGCCGGCAGGGCGCGGAAACGGCTCCGCCCCCGCGGCGGGCGCGAGCGCGGAGGCGAAGAGGAGGGCGAGGGCGAGGGAGCGGAGCGGCGGATGGTGCATCGGGGTCCGATTCGGCAGCTCGCCGGCAGGATGTGAGGGGTGGGCGCGCCTACCGGCGGCCCTTGCGGCGCGCGGCGCGCTGCTGCTTGCGCTTCTTCTTCTTGGCGTCCGTGTCGGCGCGCCGGCGCACGCCGCCCGGGCCCGCGGCGCCGAACGCGCCGAGGCCGCCGGGCCCGCCGCCGAGCAGGGCGCTCGGGTCCATGCCGCCGGCCGGGGCCAGGCGGTCGAGCCCGGGGATGCGCGAGAGCAGGCCGCCCGCACCGCCGAGGTTCGACATGACGTCGCGCATCTGGTGGAAGCGCTTCACCAGGTCGCTCACGTCCTTCTGCTTGTGGCCGCTGCCGCGCGCGATGCGTGCGGTGCGGCTCTTGTCGATCAGGTCGGGCGCGGTGCGCTCCTGGCGGGTCATCGACTGGATCATCGACTCGACCTTGCGGAGCTGCCCTTCCTCGACCTGGTCGGCCATCTGGTTGAAGAAGGGCATCTTCGCGAACACCTCGCGCAGCGGGCCCATCTTCTGGATCGTCTTGAGCTGCGTGAGCAGGTCGTCGAGCGTGAACTGGCCCTGGAGGATGCGCTCGGCGTCCTCCTCGGCCTGCTTCTCGTCGACGACGGACTCGAAGTCCTGGACGAGACCGACGATGTCGCCCATGCCGAGGATGCGCGACGCGAGGCCCTCGGGCCGGAACTCCTCGAGCCGGTCGACGGACTCGCCCGTGCCGATGAACTTGATCGGGACGCCGGTCACGGCCTTCACGGCGAGCGCCGCGCCGCCGCGCGCGTCGCCGTCGAGCTTCGTCATCACGATGCCGTCGAGCGCGAGGCGTTCGCCGAACGCGCGCGCGACGTTCACCGCGTCGCGCCCCATGAGCGCGTCGCACACGAGCAGCGTGTTCGCGGGCTCGACGGCGGCGACGATCTCCTCGAGCTCGCGCATCAGGTCGTCGTCGATCGCGAGCCGGCCGGCCGTGTCGTAGACGATCGCGTCGAAGCCCTCGCGCTTCGCGCGCTCGCGCGCGGCCCTGCAGATCGACGGCGGGAGCTCGCCCTCGCCGCCGCGGTGGACGGCGACGTCGATCTGCGCGCCGAGCGTCACGAGCTGGTCGACGGCCGCGGGGCGGTACACGTCGGCCGCGACGAGCAGCGGCCGCTTGCCCTGCGACTGGAGCCGCCGCGCGACCTTGGCCGCGCACGTCGTCTTGCCCACGCCCTGGAGGCCGACGAGCATCACCGACGTCGCCCCGCGCTGGAAGCGCAGCTTCGGGTCGACCGGCCCCATCAGGGCCGCGAGCTCCTGCTCGCAGATCGCGACGAAGTGCTGGCCCGGCGTCACCTTGAGCGCGCGACCCTGCGCGTCGCGCGCGCGCGTCGACACCTTCTCGCCGAGCGCGCGCTCCTTGACCTTCGCGAGGAAGTCCTTCGCGACCTGGAAATCGACGTCCGCTTCGAGCAGCGACGCGCGCACGTCGCGCAGCGCCTCGGAGATGTTCTCCTCGTCGAGCGCGCGCACGCCGCGCAGCCGTTCGGTCGCGTTCTTGAAGCCCTGGGTGACGGTCTCGAGCACGATCCCCTCCGCGAGCGGCGCGCAGTCTAGCGCGGGGTCGCGCGCGCTCCCGCGCACCCTGCGGCGCGCTTGCTCGCGCATCGCGCCGCGTGCATGATGACGCCCCTTCCCGCACCCGCGGCGCGCGCGGCGCGCCCGAAGAGGAGCCGCATGGCGATCGAGGTCGAGGCGCAGATCACGGGCAGCGTGTGGAAGATCGAGACGCAGGTCGGCGCCCGCGTCGAGGAGGAGGACGTCCTCCTCGTCGTCGAATCCATGAAGATGGAGATTCCGGTCGAGGCGCCGGGGGCCGGCGTCGTCGCCGAGATCCGCGTCGCCGAGGGGCAGGCGATCGAGGAAGGCGACGTGCTCGTCGTCCTCGACGACGCCTAGCCGTCGCCATCCCGCCATGGCCCACGGTCTCGTCTCCGAGCGCGGACGGCCGCGGCCCCGTCTCCTCACCGGCGCCAAGCGCGACGAGGCCGTCGCGCGCCTCGCGCGGTCGGCGCGCCGCAATCTGATGCTGCTCGACGTCGTCGCCTCGATCGGCCGCGCCGCGTCGCCGTACGAAGTGCCCGCCCAGGCGGTCGGTGCGTTCGACGGCGACGAGCTGTGCGGCGTCGTGGCGCTGCGCCCGAGCCTCGTGCTCGAAGCGGAGCTCGACGAGGGCGCGCTCGACGCGGTGCTGCCCTACGTCGAGACGATCGAGTCCGGGCTCGTGAAGAGCGAGGCGTCGGGCGTCGAGCTCCTGTGGCGGCGGCTCGCGCGGCGCGGCAAGTCGGCGGTCATCGACCGCCGCGAGCACGCGCTCGCGGTCGAGCGCGGCGCGCTGCGGCCCGCGCCCGCTCCGCTCGGCGCGCTGCTGCGCCGCGCCGCGCCGCGCGACCTCGAGGCGCTCGTGCACGCAGCGCGCGCGAGCCTGCGCGAGGAAGGGCGGCCCGACCCGTTCGACGGCGACCCGACGGGCTTCCGGCGCTGGGTGCGCGGCCGTCTCGAGCGCGCGCGCGTCGTCGAGCGCGACGGCCGCGTCGCATTCGTCGGCTACGCGGACGTCCGGCGGCCCGAGGGCTGGCTCGTGCAGGGCGTCTACACGTGGCCCGAGGCGCGCCGCACGGGCCTCGCGGCGGCGGGCATGAGCGCGATCGTCGAGGAGGGCTTCGAGGCCGGCGCCGGCCACGTGCAGCTCGCCGTCGTCGACGGCAACGCGCCCGCGATGTCGCTCTACGCCAAGCTCGGCTTCCGCCCGTTCGACACCCTGCGAACCATCCTGTTCGCGTAGCGGCGCATTCCGTAGGATGGGCCGCGCGCACGGTCCGCCGCGGCCGCGACGCGCACCACGGAGGATCGGACGCATGGGCCTGCTCGACGGGAAGGTGGCGATCGTGACGGGAGCGGGAGGCGGGCTCGGGCGCGAGCACGCGCTCGCGCTGGCGAAGGAGGGCGCGGCCGTCCTCGTGAACGACCTCGGCGGCTCGCGCGACGGCACGGGCGCCGGCCACAACATGGCCGACCACGTCGTCGCCGAGATCCGCGAGGCCGGCGGCGAGGCGGCGGCGAACTACGACACGGTCGCGACCGTCGAGGGCGGCAAGGCGATCGCGCAGGCGGCCGTCGACGCGTTCGGGCAGATCGACGTGCTCGTGAACAACGCGGGCATCCTGCGCGACAAGTCGTTCAAGAACACGACCGAGGACCTGTGGGACCCCGTCGTGCAGGTGCACCTCAAGGGCACGTACTGCGTCACGCACGCCGTCTACACGCACATGCTCGAGCGCGGGCAGGGCGGCGTGATCGTCAACACCTCGTCCACGTCGGGCCTGAACGGCAACTTCGGCCAGTGCAACTACGGCGCGGCGAAGGCGGGCATCGCCGGCTTCACGCGCTGCCTCGCGATCGAGGGCAAGAAGTACGGCGTGCGCGCGTTCATCCTCGCGCCGGTCGCGTTCACGCGGCTCACCGAGGACCTCATGAGCGGCGACATGCAGGGCTCGCTCGATCCGAAGCTGGTCTCGCCGCTGATCGTGTACCTCGCGAGCGACCTGTCGAAGGACCGCACCGGCACGACCTTCTTCGCGGGCGGCGGCCGCATCGCCGAGATGCGGATGGTCACGGCCGAGGGCGTGACCAAGAA
This genomic interval from Myxococcota bacterium contains the following:
- a CDS encoding LysM peptidoglycan-binding domain-containing protein, which gives rise to MHHPPLRSLALALLFASALAPAAGAEPFPRPAGLEPDVRFWVRIYSEVDTQGGLIHDATDLGVVYDVVRFGDRQSPRAREQQTDSAKKEIAAALRALAKGKRSGLSRRERHVLAQFPDGVSNRTLAEAARNVRFQLGQADKFRAGIVRSGAWHDHIEGTFREMGLPTELASLPHVESSFRHDAQSHVGAAGLWQFMRSTGRRYMSVDHVVDERLDPFESTRAAAKLLAANKQVTGTWPLALVAYNHGAAGMRRAARTVGTTDIETILRKYRSRTFGFASRNFYVEFLAAREVETNAERYFGPIRRDAPVAYDRIELPFYAKASSLASAIGVPVETLRAANPALSRLVWSGQKFVPRGFALRVPSAELARPLALALDDLAADQRFAAQTADRTHRVRRGDTLSGIAARYGTSVRELAAANKLRSHHTIRVGQVLRLPHGGGVVLASAKPAAKAKPSRSAKASAPAAPPPEGVYTVRRGDTLASIARRFGTTERELLAANDVRDRNRIYPGQSLRVGADAPEPAAPPSAITLAAATAPIEREEPAAANAPSAAAIALAEVAAVDVAPGPDAAPSERDAARDASPASGSPSEALAADDAGASDGDGDGSSDGADASANAGATASADEGAADDAADEPATELAADETTTELARDLLADPADYSVADDGTIEVQPTETLGHIAEWLDVRASRLRQLNRLRFGTPIAVHQRLRLDFERVARDEFERRRLQHHRALQTEYFERYEITGTREHVVRRGDSVWVLAQRSNVPLWLLQQYNPDLEVESLSAGAKLTLPVVRRHQPS
- a CDS encoding DUF1214 domain-containing protein — encoded protein: MATRSDRSLTRRDVLATGAAMALAGVAPRAAAAPGAASPPGAAPGPAADGPPVAGAAAAMPADADALWARFCDALRPLVGRLDPTLSAGDPVTQVEGVRCLARLVALGLDRFVEHADPRHPSFYELQTATRKYLGDNPDQTYRVAAVDGRGTYRVRGTVAGAAGVEIGVYAGTFQSGAKGGGGRRLVASRDEGTLRVADDGAFDVTLGPEPGGAGHLQTEPDANSLLVRTYFWDRALRVAHPMPTIERLDVAEPPAPLDLATLARGMLATAAFVDGSLAFWSGFEGIRTAPNTMIEMPDDGSVQTPSGVRYRNGIVELDASQALVLELAPRDEPAYWSFVLQNLWGETPDWRHHPVVRNNRELVRAGDGRVRIVVAHRVPAIDALPPALRANWMDMAGHRRLLLSLRWRSRTGLPEVTTRVVPVETLASLAS
- a CDS encoding SDR family NAD(P)-dependent oxidoreductase is translated as MGLLDGKVAIVTGAGGGLGREHALALAKEGAAVLVNDLGGSRDGTGAGHNMADHVVAEIREAGGEAAANYDTVATVEGGKAIAQAAVDAFGQIDVLVNNAGILRDKSFKNTTEDLWDPVVQVHLKGTYCVTHAVYTHMLERGQGGVIVNTSSTSGLNGNFGQCNYGAAKAGIAGFTRCLAIEGKKYGVRAFILAPVAFTRLTEDLMSGDMQGSLDPKLVSPLIVYLASDLSKDRTGTTFFAGGGRIAEMRMVTAEGVTKKDGGGLWTAQEIADAMQPGKILLSD
- a CDS encoding metallophosphoesterase family protein, whose protein sequence is MLYAVGDIHGEREKLDELLAALPLEPGDRLVFLGDYIDRGPDSCAVVDRLVAFSKQWPCTFLLGNHESMFLDFLGWTDDRYFGGDAFLMNGGDRTLASYGYFDRERPDRESFELPKAHEDFLLALVSHHRDGDYVFVHAGLGADQLRLDDATYALRKTRPEDLLWNRTSCDLPHRLGATIVYGHTPAEDFGVRWNLPYSIGIDTGAVYGGPLTAIRLPDETVFQV
- the ffh gene encoding signal recognition particle protein, producing the protein MLETVTQGFKNATERLRGVRALDEENISEALRDVRASLLEADVDFQVAKDFLAKVKERALGEKVSTRARDAQGRALKVTPGQHFVAICEQELAALMGPVDPKLRFQRGATSVMLVGLQGVGKTTCAAKVARRLQSQGKRPLLVAADVYRPAAVDQLVTLGAQIDVAVHRGGEGELPPSICRAARERAKREGFDAIVYDTAGRLAIDDDLMRELEEIVAAVEPANTLLVCDALMGRDAVNVARAFGERLALDGIVMTKLDGDARGGAALAVKAVTGVPIKFIGTGESVDRLEEFRPEGLASRILGMGDIVGLVQDFESVVDEKQAEEDAERILQGQFTLDDLLTQLKTIQKMGPLREVFAKMPFFNQMADQVEEGQLRKVESMIQSMTRQERTAPDLIDKSRTARIARGSGHKQKDVSDLVKRFHQMRDVMSNLGGAGGLLSRIPGLDRLAPAGGMDPSALLGGGPGGLGAFGAAGPGGVRRRADTDAKKKKRKQQRAARRKGRR
- a CDS encoding GNAT family N-acetyltransferase, encoding MAHGLVSERGRPRPRLLTGAKRDEAVARLARSARRNLMLLDVVASIGRAASPYEVPAQAVGAFDGDELCGVVALRPSLVLEAELDEGALDAVLPYVETIESGLVKSEASGVELLWRRLARRGKSAVIDRREHALAVERGALRPAPAPLGALLRRAAPRDLEALVHAARASLREEGRPDPFDGDPTGFRRWVRGRLERARVVERDGRVAFVGYADVRRPEGWLVQGVYTWPEARRTGLAAAGMSAIVEEGFEAGAGHVQLAVVDGNAPAMSLYAKLGFRPFDTLRTILFA
- a CDS encoding acetyl-CoA carboxylase biotin carboxyl carrier protein subunit, yielding MAIEVEAQITGSVWKIETQVGARVEEEDVLLVVESMKMEIPVEAPGAGVVAEIRVAEGQAIEEGDVLVVLDDA